ACAGCCCCGACAGCGACGCCGACCCATCCCGTTCGGGAGAAGGTAACCAGCACCGCGCCACCACAAAGAGCGCAGCATCCCAGCAGCGGTGCCACGACACGCGATCTGCGCGCGTGGAGCAGGTACCCAAGCGCGACGATGAATGCAAGACTCGCGAAGCCCGCGAAGTAGTTCGGGTCGTCGAACAGAGCGCCCACGCGACGCATCACGACGCCACCCTGCCTGACCTGGATGACATTGCCGTAGTCGAAATCCGGCAAGAAGTACTGCGCGAGAGCGAACGCCGAACTCGCGGCTCCGGTGACCATCAGCGCGCTGGCGACCCAGCCGAACACGCGCCGGCTGCTCATGGCGTTGGCGTAGAGCAGGACGAAGGCCCACAAGAAGGCAAGCCGGATAATCGCGACGATCGTGTCTCGGCGATCGAGCGAGAAAGGCAACGACCACACCGCGGCCAGCACCAGCAGCGCCATGCCGATGTCGACGATCGAGAACCGCACCTTGGCGTCGACGCGCCATGCGAGAGCGACAGCCCACGAGACGAGCGTGAGACCGAGCATCACATGGAACGCGGTGATGGTGACCGAGCCGGAGGAGAGCACACGGCCGTACATGTCGAGCGGCAGCGTCACGACCATCAGCACGGTACCGATCTCGAAGCGCCAGAGGATGAGGCCGGCGGCGGCGATGCCGAGCAGCCCGACCGCGAGTGTCGTCCCACGGGACACCGCGTAGCCGGCGATCGCACCTGCGATCACCGTTCCGAGCAGCCACAGGAGCGTCTCGGTCGAGACGATGCGGGGAGTCGCAATATCCCCCGCAGACCCTGCCTCAGCCGACTTGCGCAACAGCGAACCTCTCTTCTATCCTCAGACCGAATCGCGCAGCTACCCGCGCGTCACCGACAACTCCTCGCGGCCGAGGGCCGTCTCCGCCTATGTCACGTTGCGTCCTCATTATGACCTACGAGTTCCCGCCGACGGGAGGCGGGGGCGTCCAGCGCGTCGCAAAGTTCAGCCGCTACCTGCCCGAGTCTGGCTGGACACCGGTCGTCGTGGCCGCTGAGCTCGTACCCGGTAGGCCGCTGGACGAATCGCTCGCGTCCGAGACCGCTTCCGTGCGGGTCGTCAGAACACCGGCCCGCCATGTCTCCTCGGCCATCTCCCGGCTCATCAAACCTGCCAAGGAGATAGCTGCCGGCAGCTCCCGCGACGCCACGCCCGAGCGCACCGCCGTAGGCACACCGGCGCTTCACAAGCCGTCGCTTTCGCGACGCCTCGCACGATGGGTCACCGTACCAGACGACGCCGTCTTCTGGAAGGGACCCGCGACCGACGCCGCAGTACGACTGGGGCGCGACTCCGGCGCGGAGGCCGTCATCGCCACCGGGCCTCCGTACTCGGTCGTCGTCGCAGGTGCGGATGTAGCGCGCAGGCTCGGCGTGCCGCTTGTCGCTGATATGCGCGACGCTTGGGACCGGAATCCCGGCGCGGTCGTGCCCTCACCCCTACATCGCGCCATCTCCCGGGCGCAGGAACGCCGCTCGCTCGCGGCGGCGACCGTGGTCACGTGCACTTCGCTCGCTATCGCTGACGAGGCCCGCGCGTTCGGGGCCGGACGTGTGGAAATCATCCCTAACGGCTTCGATCCCGGCGACCTTCCACAACCGGCACGCGATGCGGCAGCACCGCTGCGAATCGCGTTCATGGGCCGCATCTACTTCGCGCAGTCCGATCCGACACCGCTCCTCGAGGCCATGGCCCGGTGCGCGACCAAAGCCGGACCGGCGTCGCGGATCGGTCTCGACATCGTCGGGACGTGGCCCTCATCCGTCGAGACCGCTGTGGAGAGGCTCAGCCTAGGTGACCGCGTGCACTTCCACGCGTACCGGCCGCACCGCGAGGCACTGGCGATCGTGGCCCACGCAGACGTCGGCCTGGTACTCGTCGAGGACCTTCCCGGCGCCGAGGCGACCGCGCCCGCCAAACTCTACGAGTACCTCGGCCTCGGCATGACCGCTATGGTCATCGGCCCGACGGACGGCTTTCCCGCCCGCGTCATCGGCGAGACAGGCGGCGGCTTCGTGCTCTCGACCGACGACGCACCCGGGCTCGATGCGGCCCTGCGCGAGCTCGCAGCCGCGAAGACGTCGGGTGCGCTTCCCTCGCCCGACCCGGAGGCCGTCGCACGGTACGATAGACGCCGACAGGCACGCGAGTTGGCCGGCGTCCTCGACAGCATCTCCTCGGCAAGTGGGGCGGTGACGCGCCGGTGAGCGAACTGCGGATCTGCATGCGCCTCAATAACGCCTTCACCCACGACCGGCGAGTCCGACGCGAAGCCGAGGCTCTCGTCGAAGCCGGCCACGAGGTGACGGTGGTCGCCGACCTTAAGGGGAACGTGCCTGCAGGAGAGAGTGTCGCCGGCATTCGGGTGCATCGGATCCGCAAGACAAGCCGGATCCCCTACTGGAGCATCATCGCACCCTTGCGCGCAGAGGCGGCCGACGTCTACCACGCACACGACATCGATTCGCTGTTCCCGTGTCTGGCCGCATCACGGCTGGGATCCAAACGCAGTCTGGTCGTCTACGACTCCCACGAGCTGTGGAGCGGCCACGCCCGCGACAAGGTGCATGCGAAGCGCCGGGTGCTCGTGCGCTACGAGGGCACGATGCTGCGTCACGCGGACGCGCTGATCACGGCCTCGCCGGCGTACACGGACGAGATCGTCTCGCGCTACCGCTTCGGCGGAACCGCGATGACCCTTCTGAACGTGCCGCGCTACTGGACTGACGAAGAACTCGCGTGGGACTGGGGATGTCGCGACGCCGCCGGAGAGATCCGCATCGCCGCCGTCTCGGTCTTCCAGCATGGCCGAGGAGCCGTACAGCTGATCCAGTCCCTCGCCCACCTGCCCGCCAATCATGTGGTCGAGCTGATCGGCCCCATCGCACAGCCGGACTACGAAGCGCTCATGCGCGCGGCCGCCGAGCCTTTCGGCGACCGGGTGCGATTCGCCGGCGCGGTGCCGGCTGCCGAGGTCATCCCCCGGCTCGCGCAATGCCATGTCTCGACGGTCCTGATCGAGCCGCTCTCTAAGAGCTACCGGCTGACCGCCCCGAACAAGCTCTTCGACTCGATGGCCGCCGGTACCCCGGTCGTGGCCTCCGACATGCGCATGATCGCCCAGATCACGCGCGAGACCAACATCGGACGCATATGCGATGTGTCCGATCCCGCTGACATCGCCCGCGCTGTGCGAGAGGTCGTTGCCGACTTGCCTGCGCTGCAGGCCAGTGCACGCGCAGCCGCTACCCGGTACAACTGGGACGCCGAGCGCTCCAAACTCGTCGAGCTCTACGCGGACCTCGGCAAACGGTTGCGCAACACCTAAGGACGCGACTTCGGGCAAACCGCTATCCTTGGCGGGTATGCACGGCACACGTGGAGGACGAGTGACGACCCCAGACCCGAACCAGGGCCCGATCGACGCAACCGAGCCGCTCGACGCACCCGACGTCGCCGATGACACGACCGGGCTCGCCGAGGAGCCTGAGACCTCACTTCTCGAGCGCGCATTGCGTGCCGCCGGCTCCGACGCCGCTCGCTACATCCCCGTGCGGTTCATCCCGGCACTTACGTCGCTGGTCACCACCCCGATCTTCACACGCTGGATCGACAAGGCCGACTACGGTGCCTTCTACCTGATCAGCCCGATCGCCTCGCTCGTCGCCGCCGTTTCGGTGGGCTGGCTGCAGTCATCTACCGTCCGCTTCTACTGGCCCTCTCACAAGAAGGGCAAGGTGGACGCGTTTCTGAGCACGGTGATCTGGACGGGGCTCACGTCGCTGGTGGCCTTCGCCCTCGCCTGCGCGATCGGTGTCTGGCTCGGTGCCGCACACATCGACGCAGCGATTATGCGCCTCATTCCCATGTCGCTGTTCTACTTCATCACCTTCACATGGGCGGGGCTTCTCTTGCAGGTGCTCCGTGCGGCGAACCGTTCCGCTTCGTACGCGAAGCTCTCGATCGGCGTCACGCTGCTCGTCACAGCGATCTCTGTCGGACTCGTGCTCGCAGGCTGGGGCGCCACTGGAATCTTCGCCGGAGCGGCGATCGGCAATCTGGTCTTCCTGCCATTCATGTTGCGGGCCGTCCGCGAGGAAGGCGACATCGTCCCCCACGGCCTCGACCGGCCACTGCTTCGCGAGATGCTCGTTTACGGCGCACCGCTGGTGCCCGTCGGGCTAGCCGGCTGGGCGCTGGCCGTGCTCGATCGCTTCGTCATCCAGGCCTTTCGCGGGCCGTCCGAGGTCGGCCTATACGCAGTCGCCTACAGCCTCGGCGACAAGATCATGCAACTCGTGACCATGCCGCTCATCCTCACGATGATGCCGTCGCTCACCGAAGCCTACGAGAAGCGGGGCCAGCGTCTCGCGGAGCAGATGCAGACCCATTTCACGCGCTATTTTGCCCTGCTGACGCTCCCCCTCCTGACGGGGCTCACGATCACGTCTCAGGTCTTCATGCGAGTGTTCACCGGCCCCGATTATCGCGAGGCGTACGCGGTCCTTCCCATCGTCGCTGCCGGCTCAATGCTCGGCCAGCTCGCGAACATCGCGGGCACGGGCCTTGGCATGCACAAGAAGACCCGGCTCATCATGGTCAATACTCTGGTGGCAGCGGCCTTCAACGTGGCGGCGAACATCGTGCTGGTGCCGCGAATCGGCTACATGGCCTCGGCCATCAACACGGTTGCCGCCTACGGAATACTCCTCTTCATGACCTGGCTGCAGTCGAGGCGCTACATGCGCTGGCTGCTGCCCTGGGAATCCCTCGTGCGCATCGCTCTCGCGTCCGCGGGCATGGGGGCCGTCGTCTGGGGCACCACACTCATCCTTCCCGCAACGCTATGGGCGCTGATCGCCGAGGTCTGCATCGGTGTGGCAGTCTATGGGACACTGCTCGTGGCGTTCGGTGGAGTACGTGCCGAGGAGCGCGCGTTCGTCCGCACGTTAGCGGCCCGCGGCATGGCACGCCTGCGCCGCTAGCCGCATGACCGAGGTCGTCGTGGAGGTTCACCAGTGCGAATCGGAGTCGTGACCGTCTCGAGGAGCGTCCATACGCGCGTATTCGTCGAATACCTCGTCGACGCCGGCCACGAAGTCACGGTCATCACGAACCGCGACCGCTTCGAGGTCGATGGCGTGCGCACCATCAACGTCCGCCCCTTCAAGGGTCGTCGCTTCAAGCTCTCCGACCGCACTCTCCTCGGCATACGTGATCGCAGGATCGGGCGGGTGCTCGAGCGCGAGCGCTTCGATGTCGTCAACGTACAGATGCTCATGAGCGACGGGGTCGCGGCAACGCTTCTGTCCCCGTCGCCGGTCGTGCTCACGCTCTACGGATCCGACGTCTACCACCGCGACCGCCTGCCCGACGACTATCTGCGTCGACTCCCCGAGGCGCTGCAGCGAGCGCACACCATCCACGCCTGTTCCGAGCACATGGCCGAGGAGCTGGTGCGTGTCGGAGCGCCTGCGGAGCACATCGTGACGTTCCAGTACGGCATCGACCCACAACGCTTCGTCCCGCTCGCCGAAGCCGATCGCGCACCGCGCATCATCTCGTCACGGCAGCTCAAGCCGCTGTACCGCGTGCACCTCGCAGTGGAAGCAATGCCGGCTGTCCTTGACCGATTCCCGGATGCGCGCCTCGTCATCTACGACCGCGGGCCCGAGGAGCCGCGCCTGCGCGAAGCCGTGGCGCGACTCGGCATCGGCGACGCCGTCGAGTTTCCCGGGTTCCTGCCTCCCGAGTCACTCGCCGAGGATCTAGGACACAGCGCGGTCTGGGTGTCGATAGCCGAGTCTGACGGAACACCGATCTCGCTGCTCGAAGCAATGGCAGCGGGCGCGTTCCCGGTGGTAGCGGACATCCCCACGCTGCACGAATGGCTTTCGCCGGATACTGCGGCGTTCGTTGGCGACCCAACGCCGGAGACTCTTGCGCACGCTCTCATCGGCGCGCTTGAGCGAGCACGGACCGGGAAGCACATCGAACCCAACCGCCGCGCCGTCACCGAACGGGCAGACCGCACTGCGAACCTTGCACGATTCGAGCGTCTGCTCCAGAACGCGGCCGTCGGGCGCAGCTCATGGGGGCTCCTGGTTTAGTCGACGGCATAGGGATGCGTCCTGTGTGAGGCCGATTCCATTGATGCTTCGAGGATCTTGAATCGGCCGAACGAGCATCCCGTTGCCGTCGCGGCGGCTGATGTACTCCAGCTTGGTCCGCTCTCTCAGAATGATGCACGCCCATCGGCCAAGGGCACAGACATCGGTTCGGTCAAGAGCGTTTGGCACGCCAAAGAGCGCGCTCGAATAGGCATCTCACTGGCATCTCACTGGCATCTCACTCAAGCACAGGGCTATTCCCAAGCGCCACATCGGCGTATTCTATGCGGGGGGGGGTATCAGTCCAAGGGTATCAGTCCAAGCGAAGGGAGGAACCATGAGTCGTCGCATTATTGTCGTCTTGCATCTCGTTGTTCTGCTGCTTGCGTCTTCGGTGACGCATGCATTCGCGGAGGAGAGCCTGCCACACTACGTGCTTGGCTATCAGTACTCGAAGTCGTATGCGGGCATGCAGGGCAGCATCTGGGCCTACAACTGGTTCACGACCGAGAATGAGCCTGGCGGGCATCACGTCAGTTCGTTCTACATCAACCCAGATGGCTGGGAAGGGCTGATGGATGACTACATCGAAGCCGGTCTCTGCAAGGGTGCGTTCACAATCTACTCCGGTAGCGGAGATCAGCGCCCGGTGTTCTTCCATGCCTATGAGGACTATCCAAAGGTGGTCACTCAAGTGTATCGAGAGCACGGCAGGGCCAGCATCGGCGCGTGGCATACGGTGAAGATAGCAAACTACCAGACGTCCACCGGTGCCCCCAGTGACTGGTGTGTGTACTTCAACGGCGTTTGTCGCGTGGATTCGGCCCCGTATGGCTGGTACGTCGGACAGCCCATCACAGCCTCAGAACGGAAGCTGGTGACTGATCATAATCACTCAGCGTTCTCCGGACTGATGAATCGCAAGCTGTCCGGTACGCACGCGAACTGGACGTCCATCGCATACTACGACAATGACATCGGCTACCGCCCGTTCACGGTAGGCGGGAACGCGTGGAACTGCATCATACAGTAGCCCGAGTTCTGGAGGTCTCGAAGTGAACAGACAGCGTGAGTTGAAGAAGCTAGCAGTCTTGGCGGCAATGGTTCTGGTCGTATCGATTGTCGGCTGCGGAAGCGGCTCCGCGGACGTCGGGTCCAGCCCAGCTGCCCCCTCAGCATCGAAGTACGAGCCGACCGGCAATGAGACGTTTCCGGAGTTTGCGACGGTCGAAGAGGCCCAGAAACAGATTGCGTTCAAGCCAAAGGTGCCCGCGAAGGCGATCGGCAAGCTGAAGAAGGTCGTTGTGCGAGATGTTGACGGGGGGAAGGAGCTGCCCACGTCGAAGAAATCCGCTGACCTTCACTATGAGTCATTCTGGATCGCGGAGGCGCCCTTTGCCAGTGCGGAAGAAGCGGCAGCTCAGCTCGATAGATTGATGTCGCTGGACGAATCGCCAACGTACCTTATCGAGGTGTCGGTGCACGGCCTCAGAGCTCTTGCGCATGACCCAGTGAACATTCCCCTCACCGAGAACGCAGATGGGACCTTCTCAGGCGGTCTCAGAGTAGACGGCTCTTCGGTAGTCTGGGTCGACGGAAACATGCTCTACAACATGGCAAGCGACAAGCTGAAATACAGAGAGCTTCTCGACATCGCAGAGTCGATGTACTAGGCAAGTCACGGCGAGAGCTGCCCCATCTGGCATCGCTCTCAAGTCCAACTCCAGACGACACAAGTACAGCGCATCATCATTGGTCATGGGGCGGCGCTCTTTCTGCTTGAACCTTGGGCAGTCCTTGCAGAAGCGATGCGCCGCCCCAATCAGGGCGACAACGGACCCCGAAATGTCGCGACGACTCGGAGATAGGACAACCTAGTCGAGCACCTGTGCGATCCGGCGCACGACCTCATCGCTGACTGACGCTGTCCCGCCCACGATCACAAGACGTTCGCACGTGCCGGCACAGCTCTCGAGGTATAGCTCTGTCGCGCGGGGCAGCGACGAAGTCGCCGTCAGCACCAGCGGGTTCTTGTTCGCCGCTGCGAGCACGCCGCCGGTAACGGAGTCCGGGAATCTCTCCCCGGTCGCTACGTACACCTTGGTGACGACGAACCCGAATGAGCTCTGACACCACCGCGCAGCCTGCACCGCGACGTCGTAGCGAGTACCTGTCGTCCCAAACCGCTTCGCCGGTGCAGTCTCGCCCGTCACGGCCAACAGCTGCTTCATCGCCGCGTCACCGATAGTGTTCGGTCCGCCGAAGACTGCGCACTGCGTGGCCCCGAGGTCGCGGAGAACGTTCCCCGAACCGGCGGGTAGTCTGCTCGAGGCGATCAGCACGACGGGGCGTCCCGATCCGGCCGACGTCGCGCTCGCGATGGCCGCATCAGTCCACTTCTCGCCGGATGCTACGAGCACCATCGACCCGTCCGCTCCGAGCGCCTTCATCTTCATGGCAACGCTCGCAGCGGTCCCATAACGGTCGGTACCATACCGCGTGCTGCCGGCCAGGCGCTCAACGTTCGCAGAGCCGAAGACCGACGCGATGGTGCTCGCAACGACCGGCTTGACGCTGGCCGTCCCCCCGACGATGTAGGCTTTCGTCGCACCAAGGCCTTTGAGCCTTGTCAGCTCCGAGATCATGTCCTTGGTCAACGCATCGGCGTAGACGAGGAGTACCGGCCCCTTTGCAAGTCCTGCGAGCCCGGACGCGGTGAGCGAATCAGCATACTTGGCATCAGCGCCGTTGGCGATGACGACCGCTTGCGGCAGACTCCCCGTCGGATACAGGTTGCGTGAGACCTCGACCGCGGTTGTGTAGCGGTCGCTGTAGGCGATGCGATCGTACGGTACGCCCACGTAGTACTTGCGGCTCTTCAGTCCAAGAGCGCTCGAAAGAGTGTAGCCGCCGACTCCGGTTGACTTCGCACCGTTGGACCAGGTCAAGGTCACCGTATTCACGAATCCCGAGTCCGGGAAGCGGTAGATCGAGATCGACTTCACCCATACCGTGCTCCCGGCCCCGGAGGGCTCCCCCGTGATCTTGGGTGCGATGGCCTTGGCGATCTGCATGCCGTCCTTCGTCACAGATGGCCAGGGGTCGTTCGGGCTTCCGGCGTCATCGCAATACGGATCGTCGACTCCACCGAAGTAGGGGTACGACGTCGAGGGGAATCCCGTGCCCGTCCATATGTTTTCGATCTTGGCGGTATGCCCGCCTGAGCTCGAGTGGAAGAACGTCTGCACGACGTTGTCGTACGTGGACGGCGCCTTGCTGTGCTTCACGACCTTGCCGGCCGTCCCGTCGACAGCACTGTTCAGCGTATCGTTCTCTGAGCTGTATCCCACGTAGACCTGATCATCGGTATCACACTCGACCGCGCGGTTCACCTTGTAGGCGTAGTACGCGTACGAGCGCGCCATGACGGCCTGCGTCTTCAGTGCATCCATGTCCCAGGAAGCGCTCCCCATCTCGCCGGGAATGACGCCCTTGATGTAGCCCTCCATGCCGAGGAGATTGCGCAACTGCACGGTGCTCGTGCCGGCACGCAACTCCATGTCGCCGCGGTACCAGCGGTTCTCGAGCATGCGGTAGCCGGACTTCTCGGCGACCTGGATGATCCTCGGCGAGGCGTTGGTGGTCACGCGCACCTTGTCGCCGAGCGTGCCGAAGCTCGTCCCCTTGCTGCCGGTCGCCTTGACCTTGCCGCTCGCGGCAGTGAAGGTGACCGCCTCATCTGCCTGGCCAGCCGTACCGGCGACCGTGAGCAGCTTGCCTGTGGACGGTCGGAGCGTGTAGCTCGTCTTGAACGCGTGTGATGTGTCGAGGTAGACGGACATCTCTGGGTCGCCGATCGTGCCCAGATACGAGCCCGGGAAGTAGTACGTAGAGATCCACTCCCAGGACTTGCCGTGCTCGGCCCAGCCCTTTGCGCCCCACTGGCTCATACCGATACCGTGCCCCCAGCCAAAGCCGGTGAAGGTGAAGTCGGGGTATGCGGCCGCAACCGCCGGAGCAGGACCCGTCATCCCGATGCCGGCGCACAATGCGACGGCAAGTGCAAGGCGGACGATGCGGAGAAGCCGCACACGACCACGACTACAGTCATATCTGAGATACCTCACAAGCCGGGTCCTTCCAGGTAGCAGAGGCCACGAGCCTGCCGAAGCGAGCCTCTGGCCATCAGTAGCTGTTCATCTCCATCTTCACGAACATCTTCGATATGTACGCCGAGATCGAAGCGGGTCCACCCGCGACGACAGCATCGATCTCCTCGGCACGCCGATTGTAGACCCACTGGCGAACATACCCCGGCATGGCACTCTTGCCCACAAGGAGTATCGGCCGCCCTTCGCGAGCCGCGAGAGGTCCTACGACAAGCGCATCGGGAAACACCTGGGACGACGCTATGACCGGTCTCAACCGGGCGGCCTCGTCGTAGCGAGCGTTGAACACCGCCCAGTTGGTCTCGTAGCGCGTGGCACCGGCCAGTCGCGTGTACTCGATACCCTCGAGCACGGCCTCGGGCAGGGTCGTCGTGCCACCCACGACCGTGACCGGCCGCTGCTTGTCGCCGCCGACGATGTAGTCCTTGATCTGTGGGGCGAGCCGGGCTCGCGATGCGAGCAGTATCGGCTGGCCCTTCTGCGCGGCGCTGGCCGCGATGCTGAGCGCATCGGGGAAGACCTCGCCAGATGCGACAACGACCCCAGTCGAAGGCTCGCTGCTCATCTCGCGGGCGACGTTCATGGACACCTCGTAGCGGTCCCTGCCCCCGATGCGGCGGACCTGCGCCGGCTTGCTCACATCGAGTCCCGCCGCGGCCGCGGCCTCTCGCACCACGCTGTCGGGCACCGAGTCCGGGCCGCCCACGACGACTATCCGCGAGGGTGCGAGTCGCTTGATCTCGCCGGCGATCACGTTCGGCAGCTTGTCGCCACCGGTCGTCAGTATCGGGCCCCCAAGCTTGGTGGCGAGCGGTGCGGCCACGAGGCTGTCGGCGAACTTGACTCCCGACGCAAGGACGACCGCTGGAGCGCGATCCCACCCGGCCCGTGAGACTGCGGCTGCCGTCTCGTACCGGTCCGCGCCCCACCAGCGATCGAACGTCTCGTCGACAGTCCTGTCGGCGAACCGCTCGATTCCGTCGGCGATGCCGCGCGCGACCTTGCCTTGATACGACGACGACCGAAGCCGCGACAGCTCGGACGAGTTCGACATGAAGCCGCACTCGACGAGCACGGCTGGCATGTTGCTCCACCGGATCACGTAGAACTTCGCCGAGTGGACACCCCGGTCGGACGCACCGGTCGCGTCGATCAGCTCGTCTTGCACGTCCTCGGCGAACTGGTTTCCCAAGGGATCGTTCGGCGCGCGGTACGATTCCGCTCCAACAGCCGAGGAACTGGCGGCATTGTTGTGAATGGATACGAAGAGGTCGGCGCCGGACGCGTTGGCGACATCACAACGGGCCTGCAGATCCTGCCGAAGCCGGTCGGTCGAGTCGGTGGCTGGCCAATCGGAGTAGCGGTAGGCGTCAAGCTTGGAGTCCCACAGCCAGGTCTTGATGCCGCCGCCCCGGTAGACCTTGGTGTCATCCGACCGCGTGAGCGTTACGCGGTATCCGCGCGAGCGGAGAGTCGCGGCGACCTTCTTGGCTATCGCCAGGTTGAGAGTCTTCTCGGCAGTCCCACCGTAGTAGGCGCCCGAGTAGCCGCCGCCATGTCCGGCATCGATGGCGATGTGCAGCGAAGCGGGGCGGATGGGGTCAGCGAGGGCGGGAGTCGGAAGCGTGGCGCAGATCAGAACCGCAACACACGCGAACCTAACGAGACGCCAGAGACGGCGCTGTGTCGCCTGAGTGGAAAGCATACTCACCCAATCTGCTACGAATAGACTACGACTTCGACACGTTCAGGCCGTTCAACGTCGCAGTATAGCATCGCGCGCCCCTTCCGGCCAAAGCGGCTACTGGCGCGTCTGAACGAGCGTGCCCAATGGTACCTGCGGGAACAGCTCGAGCACGTCCTTGTTGTACATGCGAATGCATCCGTGTGACGCCTTCGTGCCGATGACCCATTCCTGGTTGGTGCCGTGTATCCCATACGCCGTATAGACGTAGCGGGAGCCGCTCTTCCGGAACAGACGCATCTTCCTCGGTCCATAGACGCTGGTCGGGCTCGTGTGGTACTTCGCGAGAATCTTCCATAGCGCCGGCGGCGTTTCCATGCCGTCGCGGCCGATCGCTATCGGATATGCCCTCACGAGCACGTCGTTCTTCACCCAGTAGAGCCTGAAATCCGACTTGTCGATCACGATGCTCGTCGACGCCGGATACGACAAGCGTCGTATCGTCTTCGTCGACGACCCGCTCTTGCCGTCCGGATTCCCGGCCACCAGCTTCAACGTCCCGCCGTCCTTGGGCATCTCCATGGCCCCGAAATCAACCGTCGCAAACGGCACGGCCGTCCTCGTTCCCACGAGCTTGGTGCCGGCGTAAAGCGCCACCGTCGTGGTGTTGACTCCAAGGCGGGTCTTCACTCGACCCTTCTTGGCCGTCCGCGAATCCGGCGACAGGAACAACGGCGCTGCCGGCGCCCCTGCAAGCTCCGACATCACACTCTTCGAGACGCTGTGAGATCCGCCCAGAACCAGACACCGGCCAACCGGCCCATACGCCCCGCCAAGGACCCTTGCCGGGTCTTGCGATATGTTCCGCGTCTCAGTAAGGAGCAGCGGTCCACCAAGGCGGCCCATCAGGGCAGCGCCCGTCACCGCATCGGGCAGCTTGGCCACGAGTGCCACGTCAGCTGTCCCAAGGAGACCGCGCTTCACGGCTGCCCGCGCTATCTCGGCCGAGGTTGCGTACCGGTTGGCGCCTGACCAACGCGCACTCGCGCGAACGGCGCTGGCAGTGGTCTTCGAGACCGTCGCGGTGCCGCCTGCCACGACCACGTCAGTCGCCGCAAGCGACCTGAGA
This region of Actinomycetota bacterium genomic DNA includes:
- a CDS encoding O-antigen ligase family protein, with product MRKSAEAGSAGDIATPRIVSTETLLWLLGTVIAGAIAGYAVSRGTTLAVGLLGIAAAGLILWRFEIGTVLMVVTLPLDMYGRVLSSGSVTITAFHVMLGLTLVSWAVALAWRVDAKVRFSIVDIGMALLVLAAVWSLPFSLDRRDTIVAIIRLAFLWAFVLLYANAMSSRRVFGWVASALMVTGAASSAFALAQYFLPDFDYGNVIQVRQGGVVMRRVGALFDDPNYFAGFASLAFIVALGYLLHARRSRVVAPLLGCCALCGGAVLVTFSRTGWVGVAVGAVVLVMTAPPKRRLWLVILGGVLVAAVFAARPEAIIERIASIGDVGGDNSIGTRYYMVGSSVEMIRDYWTFGTGLSAYDVAFPAYRAAGTLSGVIRPHQLPLALWAEMGMAGIIAEVVLVWTLVRTFVRRRLASWTVAESFAAAGLVSLLVQSLFQYYLYFDYLWLFVAFAIAANRLAARDEETDRVN
- a CDS encoding glycosyltransferase yields the protein MSRCVLIMTYEFPPTGGGGVQRVAKFSRYLPESGWTPVVVAAELVPGRPLDESLASETASVRVVRTPARHVSSAISRLIKPAKEIAAGSSRDATPERTAVGTPALHKPSLSRRLARWVTVPDDAVFWKGPATDAAVRLGRDSGAEAVIATGPPYSVVVAGADVARRLGVPLVADMRDAWDRNPGAVVPSPLHRAISRAQERRSLAAATVVTCTSLAIADEARAFGAGRVEIIPNGFDPGDLPQPARDAAAPLRIAFMGRIYFAQSDPTPLLEAMARCATKAGPASRIGLDIVGTWPSSVETAVERLSLGDRVHFHAYRPHREALAIVAHADVGLVLVEDLPGAEATAPAKLYEYLGLGMTAMVIGPTDGFPARVIGETGGGFVLSTDDAPGLDAALRELAAAKTSGALPSPDPEAVARYDRRRQARELAGVLDSISSASGAVTRR
- a CDS encoding glycosyltransferase — its product is MSELRICMRLNNAFTHDRRVRREAEALVEAGHEVTVVADLKGNVPAGESVAGIRVHRIRKTSRIPYWSIIAPLRAEAADVYHAHDIDSLFPCLAASRLGSKRSLVVYDSHELWSGHARDKVHAKRRVLVRYEGTMLRHADALITASPAYTDEIVSRYRFGGTAMTLLNVPRYWTDEELAWDWGCRDAAGEIRIAAVSVFQHGRGAVQLIQSLAHLPANHVVELIGPIAQPDYEALMRAAAEPFGDRVRFAGAVPAAEVIPRLAQCHVSTVLIEPLSKSYRLTAPNKLFDSMAAGTPVVASDMRMIAQITRETNIGRICDVSDPADIARAVREVVADLPALQASARAAATRYNWDAERSKLVELYADLGKRLRNT
- a CDS encoding lipopolysaccharide biosynthesis protein, with translation MTTPDPNQGPIDATEPLDAPDVADDTTGLAEEPETSLLERALRAAGSDAARYIPVRFIPALTSLVTTPIFTRWIDKADYGAFYLISPIASLVAAVSVGWLQSSTVRFYWPSHKKGKVDAFLSTVIWTGLTSLVAFALACAIGVWLGAAHIDAAIMRLIPMSLFYFITFTWAGLLLQVLRAANRSASYAKLSIGVTLLVTAISVGLVLAGWGATGIFAGAAIGNLVFLPFMLRAVREEGDIVPHGLDRPLLREMLVYGAPLVPVGLAGWALAVLDRFVIQAFRGPSEVGLYAVAYSLGDKIMQLVTMPLILTMMPSLTEAYEKRGQRLAEQMQTHFTRYFALLTLPLLTGLTITSQVFMRVFTGPDYREAYAVLPIVAAGSMLGQLANIAGTGLGMHKKTRLIMVNTLVAAAFNVAANIVLVPRIGYMASAINTVAAYGILLFMTWLQSRRYMRWLLPWESLVRIALASAGMGAVVWGTTLILPATLWALIAEVCIGVAVYGTLLVAFGGVRAEERAFVRTLAARGMARLRR
- a CDS encoding glycosyltransferase family 4 protein; amino-acid sequence: MRIGVVTVSRSVHTRVFVEYLVDAGHEVTVITNRDRFEVDGVRTINVRPFKGRRFKLSDRTLLGIRDRRIGRVLERERFDVVNVQMLMSDGVAATLLSPSPVVLTLYGSDVYHRDRLPDDYLRRLPEALQRAHTIHACSEHMAEELVRVGAPAEHIVTFQYGIDPQRFVPLAEADRAPRIISSRQLKPLYRVHLAVEAMPAVLDRFPDARLVIYDRGPEEPRLREAVARLGIGDAVEFPGFLPPESLAEDLGHSAVWVSIAESDGTPISLLEAMAAGAFPVVADIPTLHEWLSPDTAAFVGDPTPETLAHALIGALERARTGKHIEPNRRAVTERADRTANLARFERLLQNAAVGRSSWGLLV